CAGCGGTCTGCACCGACAAGAGCACGGTGACCGTCGCCGCCAGGCCGAGCGCCATGCGCACCGCCGTCGTGCCGAACCGATCTTTCCGACTAGTCACCAGCCCTCCCAGGCATCTTTATCGACGTTATCGACGCAAATGTTTCCGGCATAGACTTTCCCGCAATCGGCCCGAGTTTCGAAGCCAAGTCATCGATATTGCGGAAACAGATACCCAGCCGATGCTGAAATGATGCAAAAGCCGCTGCCCCGAACGGAACGAGGGGCGCTACCAAACATGCAGGTAGCGCCCCTTGCAGCGCCCGATGGGGGCGCCAAATCGTTCCCGCTAGCCTCGGCTAGACGCCGAGGCTGCGGCCGATGATCTCTTTCATGATCTCGGTCGTGCCGCCGTAAATGGTCTGAACGCGGGCATCCAGATAAGCCCGCGCGACCGGGTATTCGCGCATGTAGCCGTATCCACCGTGCAGCTGCAGGCAGCGGTCGATCAGGTGCACCTGCTTCTCGGTGGAGTACCACTTGGCCATCGCGGCCTGCTCGACGGTCAGCTTCTTGTCCAGGTGCAGCTTCACGAACTCGTCGACCATCATCCGCACCACGGTGGCCTCGGTGGCCAGCTCGGCCAGCAGGAACCGGCTGTTCTGGAAACTGCCGATCGGCTTGCCGAACGCCTTGCGCTCCTTGGTGTACTGGATCGTCTGCTCCAGCACCGCCTCCATCGCCCCGGCGGCCATGATCGCGATCGAGATCCGCTCCTGCGGCAGGTTCTGCATCAGGTAGATGAAGCCCTTGCCCTCCTCGCCGAGCAGGTTCTCCACCGGTACGTGCACGTCGGTGAACGAGAGCTCGGCGGTGTCCTGGGCGTCCAAACCGATCTTGTCCAGGTGCCGGCCTCGCTCGAAGCCCTCCATCCCGCGCTCCACGACCAGCAGCGAGAAGCCCTGCGCACCCTTCTCGGGGTCGGTCTGGGCGACGACGATCACCAAGTCGGAGTGGATGCCGTTGGTGATGAACGTCTTGGAGCCGTTGAGCACGTAGTGGTCACCCTGGCGGACCGCGCGGGTCTTGATGCCCTGCAGGTCACTGCCGGTGCCCGGCTCGGTCATGGCGATCGCGGTGATCAGCTCACCGGTGCAGAACTTCGGCAGCCAGCGCTGTTTCTGCTCCTCGTTGCACAGTTCCAGCAGATACGGCGCGCAGACGTCGTTGTGCAGGCTGAAACCCAACCCGCTGAAGCGGCCCGCAGTGACTTCCTCGGTGATGATGGTGTTGTAACGGAAGTCCGGGTTGCCGCCGCCGCCGTACTCCTCGGGCACTGCCATGCCCAAGAAACCCTGTTTGCCGGCCTCGAGCCACACGGAGCGGTCGACGATCTTGGCCTTCTCCCACTCCTCCTGGTAAGGCGCGGCGTGGCGGTCCAGGAAGGCGCGGAACGACTCCCGGAACAGCTCGTGTTCGGCCTCGAACAGGGTTCGCTGGTACTTGATTGCGGCACTCATTGCCTGACCTCCGGTCGACTGATCTTTCCGACGAGAATAGACCAACCGGATGGTTGGGCGACGCGGTGGTGGGTCTCGACGCTAGCGCGCTACCCCACCCTGTCGACGCGATGCGGCACCACCCCGCTGCCGGCGCCGGCCGTCGGCCTGCGCAGCCGGCTGTGCGGCGCCGCCGCTGCCGCCACGACGGCGCC
The window above is part of the Mycolicibacter sp. MU0102 genome. Proteins encoded here:
- a CDS encoding acyl-CoA dehydrogenase family protein, whose amino-acid sequence is MSAAIKYQRTLFEAEHELFRESFRAFLDRHAAPYQEEWEKAKIVDRSVWLEAGKQGFLGMAVPEEYGGGGNPDFRYNTIITEEVTAGRFSGLGFSLHNDVCAPYLLELCNEEQKQRWLPKFCTGELITAIAMTEPGTGSDLQGIKTRAVRQGDHYVLNGSKTFITNGIHSDLVIVVAQTDPEKGAQGFSLLVVERGMEGFERGRHLDKIGLDAQDTAELSFTDVHVPVENLLGEEGKGFIYLMQNLPQERISIAIMAAGAMEAVLEQTIQYTKERKAFGKPIGSFQNSRFLLAELATEATVVRMMVDEFVKLHLDKKLTVEQAAMAKWYSTEKQVHLIDRCLQLHGGYGYMREYPVARAYLDARVQTIYGGTTEIMKEIIGRSLGV